The proteins below come from a single Thunnus thynnus chromosome 10, fThuThy2.1, whole genome shotgun sequence genomic window:
- the ebag9 gene encoding receptor-binding cancer antigen expressed on SiSo cells gives MAITQFRLFKICTCLANLLSFFKRLICRSGRGRKLSGDQITLPTTVDFSSSVPKQSAQPEIEEWSSWDEEAPTSIKIEGGNGNVSPAPNNDDEEPDYFKDMTPTIRKTQKIVLKKREPLNYLVPDGSAGFSSRLAASQDMMTFSAPSAELGEMDNWQEDTNAWEDESDAAWEAEEVLRQQKMAEREKRSMEQQRKKMEKDAQRMMKKEQKIAVKLS, from the exons ATGGCCATCACTCAGTTCCGTCTTTTCAAGATCTGCACATGTCTAGCcaatttgctttctttctttaaaaggtTGATATGCAG GAGTGGGAGGGGCCGCAAGCTCAGTGGTGATCAAATAACTCTCCCAACAACGGTGGATTTTTCATCATCGGTACCAAAACAG TCTGCACAGCCAGAGATTGAAGAATGGAGCTCTTGGGATGAAGAAGCTCCTACAAGTATTAAGATTGAGGGTGGCAACGGAAATGTTTCCCCTGCGCCCaacaatgatgatgaagagcCGGACTACTTCAAAGACATGACTCCAACCATCAGGAAAACACAGAAG ATAGTGCTGAAGAAAAGGGAGCCCTTGAACTACTTGGTGCCTGATGGCTCAGCAGGTTTCTCCAGCAGACTGGCAGCCTCTCAGGATATGATGACCTTCAGCGCTCCCTCA GCTGAGCTGGGAGAAATGGACAACTGGCAGGAGGACACAAACGCCTGGGAAGATGAGTCTGATGCTGCctgggaggcagaggaggtgcTCAG ACAACAGAAGATGGCTGAGAGAGAAAAGCGATCCatggagcagcagaggaagaagatggagaaagaCGCTCAGAGGATGATGAAGAAGGAGCAAAAGATTGCCGTCAAGCTCTCGTAA